The Virgibacillus dokdonensis genome includes a window with the following:
- a CDS encoding ImmA/IrrE family metallo-endopeptidase translates to MPNKTDPKFKTEDGKWKRIEDATDEEREKLEANQLEKKRSRLSFSVGHVFDISQTEATSSDLPHIFPNKRLDGQVENYKATLDSLKNMANEMNISVGEPFEELGAAKGAFYYDNSGKKNGHIGLNPRNSELQNVKTLLHELAHAKLHHVKHKNHQKLSTAEKEFQTEMTAYTVASYFGMDTSDYSLSYLANWTQGKDLHDKEKLLQEVRETATEFIGAMEEGFNKQKTKQHEFEENKDTMNNLFWYEMKERPIGDNSQPKGFVDWKEGEGKHGIVAYERKLTADELAEFGMQPYEKKKTKENNKQKEAALSMEA, encoded by the coding sequence GTGCCAAATAAAACGGATCCCAAGTTTAAAACAGAGGATGGGAAATGGAAACGTATAGAGGATGCAACAGATGAAGAAAGAGAAAAATTAGAAGCAAATCAATTGGAGAAGAAAAGAAGCCGTCTTTCTTTTTCAGTGGGACATGTATTTGATATTAGTCAAACAGAAGCTACATCAAGTGATTTACCTCATATCTTTCCAAATAAACGGTTAGACGGACAGGTGGAAAACTATAAAGCTACCCTGGATAGTCTCAAAAATATGGCCAATGAAATGAATATATCAGTCGGAGAACCTTTTGAGGAACTAGGTGCTGCAAAAGGAGCTTTTTACTATGACAATTCTGGTAAAAAAAATGGGCACATTGGTTTAAATCCTCGGAATAGTGAATTGCAGAATGTTAAAACATTGCTACATGAATTAGCACATGCAAAATTACATCACGTAAAGCATAAAAATCACCAGAAGCTTTCTACTGCTGAAAAGGAATTCCAAACAGAAATGACTGCTTATACTGTAGCAAGTTACTTTGGTATGGATACAAGTGACTACTCCCTTAGTTATTTAGCAAATTGGACTCAGGGCAAGGATTTACACGACAAGGAAAAACTTTTACAAGAAGTAAGAGAAACAGCGACAGAATTTATTGGAGCAATGGAAGAAGGGTTTAATAAGCAAAAAACTAAGCAGCATGAATTTGAAGAAAATAAGGACACAATGAACAACTTATTCTGGTATGAAATGAAAGAAAGACCGATAGGGGACAACTCTCAACCCAAAGGATTTGTGGATTGGAAAGAAGGTGAAGGAAAGCATGGTATTGTAGCTTATGAGAGAAAGCTAACAGCTGATGAATTAGCTGAATTTGGGATGCAACCTTATGAAAAAAAGAAAACAAAAGAAAACAACAAACAAAAAGAAGCAGCTCTTTCTATGGAAGCTTAA
- a CDS encoding Alp7A family actin-like protein: MLAFSFDVGNGFVKARNDKRSMIAPSSIAKKESMGSSSITGMSSSFDVSFGYREFESSLDDGTTYIWGEEIADVVDPCSLLPTYTHNHRYTQKRFKLLCSFILAELASDYEEDELRDVIVVTGLPSQEVGTTEAEEFKRFLQQKHIVKINGKQLFIHVTDVRIIEQPLGTLLHQYMNESGQVHKEFLNNTLTVIDFGAGTTIMDTFKNVKRLEDKSETYYVGMNDIHKRIAKRIEREHGIKGLDASFVEEGFRNNTMVATVSERKKYSFEDIAKDIITNFIEKLISDMDAVLTNRDSIDKFILTGGGVHIVSTYFQDTFGEDSVLIVENSQEANLSGFYKLASTISRKEKAS, translated from the coding sequence ATGTTAGCTTTTTCGTTTGATGTGGGGAATGGTTTTGTAAAGGCAAGAAATGATAAAAGGAGTATGATTGCTCCAAGTTCTATTGCTAAAAAAGAAAGCATGGGAAGTTCAAGCATTACAGGCATGTCTTCGAGCTTTGACGTCTCATTTGGTTACCGTGAATTTGAATCTAGCTTAGATGACGGAACAACATATATTTGGGGAGAAGAAATTGCTGATGTCGTGGATCCATGTTCATTACTTCCTACATATACACATAACCACCGTTATACGCAAAAGCGTTTCAAACTTCTGTGCTCTTTCATTCTTGCTGAGCTTGCTAGCGATTATGAAGAAGATGAACTACGTGATGTTATTGTTGTAACGGGGCTTCCGTCACAAGAAGTAGGAACAACAGAGGCCGAAGAGTTTAAGCGCTTTTTACAACAAAAACACATTGTGAAGATTAATGGCAAACAGTTATTCATCCATGTTACTGATGTACGTATTATTGAGCAGCCCTTAGGCACTCTACTTCACCAATACATGAATGAATCTGGACAAGTTCATAAGGAATTTTTAAACAACACATTAACCGTCATTGACTTCGGCGCAGGCACAACCATCATGGACACCTTTAAAAATGTAAAGCGCCTAGAAGATAAATCTGAAACATATTATGTGGGTATGAACGATATTCATAAACGAATTGCTAAACGAATCGAGCGTGAACATGGCATTAAAGGTTTAGATGCAAGCTTTGTAGAAGAGGGCTTTCGCAATAACACAATGGTTGCCACCGTATCCGAGCGAAAAAAATACTCTTTTGAAGACATAGCAAAAGACATCATTACAAACTTTATCGAGAAGCTTATCTCTGATATGGACGCTGTACTAACAAATCGAGATAGTATCGATAAATTCATATTAACCGGAGGCGGTGTTCACATCGTATCCACTTATTTTCAAGACACATTTGGTGAGGATTCCGTTCTTATAGTAGAAAACTCTCAGGAAGCAAATCTAAGTGGCTTTTACAAGTTAGCTTCTACCATTAGTCGTAAAGAAAAAGCTAGTTAA
- a CDS encoding recombinase family protein produces MFKQSDVEITKYNDYKYLIYTRVSSDKDSQKESVPNQIDICRYWLEQNHYEFNENAVLVDEDKSGTLFLERTAMQLILQKARNREIKMVLFKSIHRLARDLKDALEIKEVLLGHGVRVVTIEEGYDSYVEGKNDMKFEMFSMFAAQYPKSLSVSISSALAAKVRRGEHIGKIPYGYDRIDQKLVIKEDEANVIRQIYKWYNEEGFGFKKITHLLNKGVQQGEILPPRSGKAWQITSIQRIIKNPTFCGTFILNQYTTIKVDGRKKQIRNPEEKWIVFEDHHPAIVSKEDWKLANNKKKVNIKTKITPWNEFRGLLKCGKCGSNIVIIQSWNQKLDGTKTHWRYLKCSAYRRSGKSGCDNHVPIRYEEFRRFIVERLLETGQKVSLDFNNTLNNHSKQQVKQLENSIAKYQEKSEGLVDLYLDRLIDKVEFQVRRKEFEQQIKEAQDKLFLYKNEEVQEVSVKNIQQAFKTIEKKDQDLYHVLKVIIDYITVNIDGSVDIKYNFDLNK; encoded by the coding sequence ATGTTTAAACAGTCCGATGTAGAAATAACTAAATATAATGACTATAAATATTTAATTTACACTCGTGTTTCCAGTGATAAAGATAGCCAAAAAGAATCTGTTCCTAACCAAATTGATATATGTCGATACTGGCTGGAACAGAACCATTATGAATTTAATGAGAACGCTGTGTTAGTTGATGAAGATAAATCAGGGACACTATTCCTGGAAAGAACGGCCATGCAATTAATTCTCCAAAAAGCTAGAAATCGTGAAATAAAGATGGTTCTTTTTAAATCTATACATAGATTAGCTCGTGATTTAAAGGATGCTTTGGAAATTAAAGAAGTGTTGCTTGGTCATGGTGTAAGAGTAGTAACCATCGAAGAAGGCTATGATAGCTATGTAGAAGGAAAAAACGACATGAAATTTGAAATGTTTTCGATGTTTGCTGCACAATATCCAAAGTCTTTATCTGTTTCCATTAGCTCTGCTCTTGCAGCTAAAGTACGGAGAGGGGAGCATATAGGGAAAATCCCATACGGTTATGACCGTATTGATCAGAAGTTAGTTATTAAAGAAGATGAGGCAAATGTAATTCGGCAAATCTACAAATGGTATAACGAAGAAGGATTTGGCTTTAAAAAAATCACACACTTGTTGAACAAGGGTGTTCAACAAGGGGAGATTCTTCCGCCGAGAAGTGGAAAAGCATGGCAGATTACGTCTATTCAACGAATTATTAAAAATCCAACGTTTTGTGGAACTTTCATACTCAATCAATATACCACAATTAAAGTAGATGGCCGTAAAAAACAGATACGCAACCCAGAAGAAAAATGGATTGTTTTTGAAGATCATCACCCTGCAATTGTTAGTAAAGAAGATTGGAAACTAGCAAATAATAAAAAGAAGGTCAACATTAAAACGAAAATCACGCCATGGAATGAATTTCGTGGTCTTCTCAAATGTGGGAAATGTGGATCTAATATAGTGATTATTCAATCTTGGAACCAAAAACTAGATGGAACGAAAACCCATTGGCGATATTTAAAATGTAGTGCTTATAGGAGAAGTGGGAAGAGTGGATGCGACAATCATGTACCTATTCGCTATGAAGAATTTCGCCGTTTTATAGTTGAGCGCCTATTAGAAACTGGACAAAAAGTTTCGCTTGATTTTAACAATACTTTAAATAATCACTCTAAGCAGCAAGTGAAGCAATTGGAAAATAGTATTGCGAAGTATCAAGAGAAAAGCGAAGGTCTTGTTGATCTTTACCTTGATAGATTGATTGATAAAGTAGAATTTCAAGTTAGAAGAAAAGAATTTGAACAACAGATAAAAGAAGCCCAGGATAAACTGTTCTTGTATAAAAATGAAGAAGTACAGGAAGTATCTGTGAAAAACATCCAACAAGCTTTTAAAACGATCGAAAAAAAGGATCAGGATTTATACCATGTTTTAAAGGTAATCATTGATTATATAACAGTAAATATAGATGGCAGCGTGGATATCAAATATAATTTTGATTTGAATAAGTAG
- a CDS encoding IS1182 family transposase, which produces MTNKRIIQAQYTQTAANYQLYLPMDVEEMIPMDDSVRLHCLLCERMDYRELLQAYASKGRKPAVDPVILFKVITYAASQKIYSSRGIEKACRRDINFRWLLQGYAAPDHSTISRFKQKYLTDTVMEQLFFQQVVWLYQQEAITGETIYIDGTKIEAYANRYSFVWKKAITKHEAKMYTKWQALLEQINTTYCQIFTSPYETFLEDLKKVLVFLEKVKAKENITFVYGKGKRKTVLQRYHEQVKEMLQRKEHYDTSNQIMGEKRNSYSKTDHNATFMRMKDDPMRNGQLKPAYNVQAAVDAEFIVGINAFSDRNDTTTLIPMLQYVKEHLPFTYRNIVADSGYESEENYVYLKKQKQTAYIKPQNHERKKKASFKKDIRHRENMAYDKSTDTYTCANNQQLHAIRNYTRTSQTGYQSQVTVYECEDCTGCPLKEKCTKAKGNRQLHVAKEFLAYRETAQENILTETGTLYRMNRSIQVEGTFGVLKEDYHLKKFRTRGTGNVRNELLILAFGYNLNKIHTKIQANRLNLYYHPLKTA; this is translated from the coding sequence ATGACAAATAAAAGAATAATACAAGCCCAGTATACGCAAACTGCAGCAAATTATCAATTATATTTACCGATGGATGTAGAAGAAATGATTCCTATGGATGATTCGGTCCGGCTCCACTGCCTCTTATGTGAAAGGATGGATTATAGAGAACTACTACAGGCATACGCTTCCAAAGGGAGAAAACCAGCAGTCGATCCAGTCATTCTATTTAAGGTCATTACCTACGCAGCCTCGCAAAAAATCTACTCTTCCCGTGGGATAGAGAAAGCATGTCGTCGGGATATCAATTTCCGTTGGCTTCTTCAAGGGTATGCAGCTCCTGATCATTCTACTATCAGTCGTTTCAAGCAAAAATATCTGACCGATACGGTGATGGAACAGCTCTTCTTTCAACAAGTCGTGTGGCTTTATCAACAAGAAGCGATTACCGGTGAAACCATCTATATCGATGGCACCAAAATCGAAGCGTATGCCAACCGGTATTCTTTCGTATGGAAAAAGGCAATTACCAAACATGAAGCCAAGATGTATACCAAATGGCAAGCCCTGCTGGAACAGATCAATACAACATACTGTCAGATTTTCACCAGTCCTTACGAGACTTTTTTAGAAGATTTGAAAAAAGTGCTTGTTTTCCTGGAGAAAGTAAAAGCGAAAGAAAACATCACGTTCGTTTATGGAAAGGGGAAAAGAAAAACGGTCCTTCAACGTTATCATGAACAAGTAAAGGAAATGCTTCAACGTAAAGAACACTACGATACTTCCAATCAGATTATGGGAGAGAAACGAAACAGTTATTCTAAAACAGACCATAATGCCACGTTTATGCGAATGAAAGATGATCCTATGAGGAATGGTCAACTCAAACCAGCTTATAATGTCCAAGCTGCCGTGGATGCGGAATTTATCGTTGGGATCAATGCGTTTTCCGATCGAAACGACACAACAACATTGATTCCAATGCTTCAATACGTAAAGGAACATCTTCCCTTTACCTATCGCAACATCGTCGCAGATTCTGGATATGAAAGCGAAGAAAATTACGTGTATTTAAAGAAGCAAAAACAGACGGCCTATATCAAGCCGCAAAATCATGAACGCAAGAAAAAAGCTTCTTTCAAAAAGGACATCAGACACCGAGAAAACATGGCTTATGATAAAAGCACAGATACCTATACCTGTGCCAATAACCAGCAGCTGCATGCCATTAGAAACTACACGCGAACCTCGCAGACTGGCTATCAATCTCAGGTAACCGTCTACGAATGTGAAGATTGTACAGGTTGTCCGCTCAAAGAAAAATGTACAAAAGCGAAAGGGAATCGCCAACTGCATGTAGCCAAGGAATTTCTGGCATACCGGGAAACAGCGCAAGAAAATATTCTAACAGAAACAGGCACACTGTACCGTATGAATCGTTCCATTCAAGTGGAAGGAACGTTCGGCGTACTGAAGGAAGATTATCATCTGAAGAAGTTTCGTACGCGAGGAACAGGTAATGTACGAAACGAACTTTTAATCCTGGCATTTGGTTATAATCTCAATAAAATACATACGAAAATTCAAGCTAAT
- a CDS encoding CPCC family cysteine-rich protein, which yields MKYTCPCCGYKTLNEEPPGNFQICEICFWEDDYTQFDDPDYEGDANAPSLKQAQRNFILVGACEEEFVEHVRKPNEKDLKDPRWKRIV from the coding sequence ATGAAATATACTTGTCCTTGTTGTGGCTACAAAACACTAAACGAAGAACCACCGGGTAATTTCCAGATATGTGAAATATGCTTTTGGGAAGATGATTATACTCAATTTGATGACCCTGATTATGAAGGAGACGCTAATGCCCCTTCATTAAAGCAAGCGCAAAGGAATTTTATTTTAGTGGGAGCTTGTGAAGAAGAGTTTGTTGAGCACGTGCGGAAACCTAATGAAAAAGACCTCAAAGATCCTCGTTGGAAACGTATTGTATAA
- a CDS encoding ArdC-like ssDNA-binding domain-containing protein, with protein MEKQVINELEEFAGLYKQNVENDLDSDKDREAFKKLFMQKVLEELSEPEPNQQKEATPFNKQQYEAKAKEFEQKYGYDVVYALKREVLDEIKEMDLSPAQREKLQHIETELEKERKMHQELAEKQKNSKKEASTQRTNNRTMEARYKQSEFLTGVENNYTRNNKIDKKQQVEHLTNEIEQDIEDYFATPERLKEYLSFIGNFHQYSFRNTALIHSQFQGATAVASAKFWKDNGFPVKKGKKGFKSSCQIKRIPSLKQRMGNGNV; from the coding sequence ATGGAAAAACAGGTGATCAATGAGCTTGAAGAATTTGCTGGCTTGTACAAGCAAAATGTGGAGAATGATTTAGACAGTGATAAAGACAGAGAAGCTTTTAAAAAGCTGTTCATGCAAAAAGTTTTGGAAGAGTTAAGTGAGCCTGAACCAAATCAGCAAAAAGAAGCGACTCCATTTAACAAGCAGCAATACGAAGCCAAAGCGAAGGAATTCGAACAAAAATATGGTTATGATGTTGTTTATGCGCTTAAGAGAGAAGTATTGGATGAAATCAAAGAAATGGATCTATCGCCAGCTCAACGGGAAAAACTTCAGCATATAGAAACAGAATTAGAAAAAGAAAGAAAAATGCATCAAGAATTAGCGGAAAAGCAAAAAAACAGCAAAAAAGAAGCAAGTACTCAAAGGACTAATAATAGAACGATGGAAGCTCGTTACAAGCAGAGCGAGTTTTTAACTGGAGTTGAAAATAATTATACGCGTAATAATAAAATAGATAAAAAGCAACAAGTTGAACATTTGACGAATGAAATAGAGCAGGATATTGAAGATTATTTTGCAACTCCTGAACGTCTCAAAGAATATTTATCATTTATAGGAAATTTTCATCAGTATTCCTTTAGAAACACAGCATTGATTCACAGCCAATTTCAGGGAGCAACAGCAGTAGCCAGTGCTAAGTTTTGGAAGGATAATGGTTTTCCGGTAAAGAAAGGGAAAAAGGGATTCAAATCCTCGTGCCAAATAAAACGGATCCCAAGTTTAAAACAGAGGATGGGAAATGGAAACGTATAG
- a CDS encoding ribonuclease YeeF family protein, with amino-acid sequence MFIKALYVSDLHSYIDKTISRLEQIHTQVKNIQKSIEAMIALEDEFKGKLANSIRAFYQEVHMPFLLFLEGFITNYTDTLQKMKKSIQYMEPDKDGVIREDFISQDVRRGLERMEQVTMDLTDEANAIIQSVSDIVDLPKIDDSEFLNNVQHGKKKTHKTLEKLYELDRHNTAKLEPIEQDIHMMKNYISQIRELGNNGQIHIGSYQARQLADQRFHKDLISGIRSKAVRNAVGLETVLGEVGKYLLSQHLPPANLFVHYLQKKFGLQTMDYSYRAMQAAVAASGDSLTTREFTTIEH; translated from the coding sequence ATGTTCATTAAGGCGCTTTATGTGAGCGACCTCCATAGCTATATTGACAAAACGATATCACGCCTAGAACAAATACATACACAAGTGAAAAACATCCAGAAGAGTATAGAAGCTATGATAGCTTTGGAGGATGAATTTAAAGGGAAACTGGCTAATTCCATTCGTGCCTTTTATCAAGAGGTGCACATGCCGTTTCTGTTGTTTCTAGAAGGATTTATTACGAATTACACCGATACTTTACAGAAAATGAAAAAGTCGATTCAGTACATGGAGCCAGATAAAGACGGGGTTATTCGAGAAGATTTTATTTCTCAAGATGTACGACGGGGATTAGAACGAATGGAACAAGTTACGATGGATTTAACAGATGAAGCGAATGCTATTATCCAATCGGTAAGTGATATTGTGGACTTACCTAAGATAGATGATAGCGAGTTCTTGAATAATGTACAACATGGAAAGAAAAAGACCCATAAGACTCTAGAAAAGTTGTATGAATTGGATCGTCATAATACAGCTAAGTTGGAACCGATTGAACAAGATATTCACATGATGAAAAACTACATTAGCCAAATCCGCGAGTTAGGAAATAATGGCCAAATACATATTGGCAGTTACCAAGCACGGCAATTAGCAGATCAAAGGTTTCATAAAGATCTAATAAGCGGCATTAGGAGTAAGGCTGTTCGAAATGCCGTTGGGCTAGAGACGGTGCTTGGTGAGGTTGGCAAGTATCTATTATCTCAGCATTTGCCACCAGCAAACTTGTTCGTGCATTATCTACAGAAAAAATTTGGGCTACAAACAATGGATTATAGCTATCGGGCAATGCAAGCAGCTGTGGCAGCATCAGGAGATAGTTTAACTACAAGGGAATTTACTACCATTGAACATTAA
- a CDS encoding Fic family protein, with protein MKKSKKYILTDEYLQDVLVRLAHHSSAIEGNTISLADTVSIILHDTIPGNTSKREYFEIENHREAFRYVIDHVANGVEMSITVIKDIHERLTDRLLVDKGQFKQSENAILGAEFPTASPRETPTLMKQWVDNLNYQLKQKDIISVVGDFHIQFERIHPFSDGNGRTGRMLMNYSLLEKGSPPLIIRAEDKAEYVNILANSDIAKFTQFATQRIQEESKRLERFMNMNEKAISDPKSTKNHDLEL; from the coding sequence ATGAAAAAAAGTAAAAAATACATTTTAACTGATGAGTATTTACAAGATGTCTTAGTGAGGTTGGCTCATCATTCATCTGCAATAGAGGGGAACACAATTAGTTTAGCTGATACAGTTTCCATTATTCTTCACGATACAATACCAGGAAACACTTCAAAAAGAGAATATTTTGAAATAGAAAACCATCGAGAAGCATTTAGATATGTCATTGATCATGTTGCAAATGGAGTAGAGATGTCTATTACCGTTATTAAGGACATACATGAAAGACTAACGGATCGCTTATTAGTAGATAAAGGACAATTTAAACAATCAGAGAATGCTATTTTGGGGGCTGAATTCCCTACAGCAAGCCCCCGGGAAACTCCTACATTAATGAAACAATGGGTAGATAACTTGAATTACCAGTTGAAACAGAAAGATATAATAAGTGTTGTTGGTGACTTTCACATCCAATTTGAACGCATACATCCTTTTTCTGATGGTAATGGCCGAACAGGTCGAATGTTAATGAATTATTCGCTACTTGAAAAGGGGAGTCCTCCATTAATTATAAGAGCAGAAGACAAGGCGGAATATGTAAATATACTAGCTAATAGTGATATAGCTAAGTTTACTCAGTTTGCTACTCAAAGAATACAAGAAGAGTCTAAACGTTTAGAACGTTTCATGAATATGAATGAAAAGGCAATAAGCGATCCAAAAAGTACAAAGAATCATGATTTAGAATTATAG
- a CDS encoding IS4 family transposase translates to MDNHTIKMVFKEYIHPLDTKVIQKMIDIEGVDKYVKKLDTIAYIRLFIYAQLKKSENLAVISQSVSRKKTVQRLVGIDSISKSQLSRKNRQIPHEIPEAILRHLIQKVQYTLGPVKAGKALLQLHLIDSSTISMCLSGYEWADFRETKAGIKMHTSIRLCNDTLSLDKMILTPARPADETQLDELIVYQLDVLHVFDRGYFNFAKFDAYSEKGIKFATRIKANTVVHVVEELLVDPSSPITRHAMVTIGNMKHPLQLIETTDSNGKPIRIVCNDAKRSAQEISDIYRNRWKIELFFKWIKQHLVITTLYGKSENAVYNQVYLAMITFCLIILMKNKIGFKGTLLEMLRWIKDGYDQSMATFILKVRKEPERESSGRRRWDNERIFAETLAQYETGDVLHLDDLTYDPFV, encoded by the coding sequence ATGGACAATCATACCATAAAAATGGTATTCAAGGAATACATTCATCCATTAGATACAAAAGTTATTCAAAAAATGATTGATATAGAAGGGGTAGACAAGTATGTGAAAAAGCTAGATACCATTGCCTATATTCGCTTATTTATTTACGCACAACTTAAAAAATCAGAAAATCTTGCAGTAATCAGTCAGTCTGTTTCACGCAAAAAAACGGTGCAGCGATTAGTAGGTATAGACAGTATCAGTAAGTCACAACTCTCGCGTAAGAATAGACAAATCCCACATGAAATACCAGAAGCTATTCTTCGTCATCTCATTCAAAAGGTACAGTATACACTAGGACCTGTGAAAGCAGGAAAGGCATTGCTTCAGCTGCATTTGATTGATTCATCGACTATTTCCATGTGTCTTAGTGGCTATGAATGGGCTGATTTTCGAGAAACAAAAGCCGGGATTAAAATGCACACTTCAATTAGGTTGTGCAATGATACGCTCTCGCTAGATAAGATGATTCTAACGCCAGCCCGACCAGCGGATGAGACACAGCTGGATGAATTAATTGTTTATCAGTTAGATGTGCTTCATGTATTCGATCGCGGGTACTTCAACTTTGCGAAGTTCGATGCCTATTCGGAAAAAGGAATAAAATTTGCAACGCGTATCAAAGCCAATACAGTGGTACACGTCGTGGAAGAGTTACTCGTGGATCCATCTTCTCCCATCACACGCCATGCCATGGTGACAATCGGAAACATGAAACATCCATTACAATTGATAGAGACAACAGATAGTAATGGCAAGCCTATTCGGATTGTGTGTAACGACGCCAAGCGCAGTGCGCAAGAAATCAGCGATATCTACCGAAACCGCTGGAAAATAGAGTTGTTTTTCAAATGGATCAAGCAACACTTGGTCATTACAACATTATATGGTAAGAGTGAAAATGCCGTTTATAATCAAGTCTATCTTGCAATGATTACCTTTTGCCTGATCATCCTAATGAAAAATAAAATAGGTTTCAAAGGAACCTTGTTGGAAATGTTGCGTTGGATAAAGGATGGTTACGATCAATCCATGGCAACCTTTATTTTGAAAGTACGTAAAGAACCAGAGCGAGAGTCCAGTGGACGACGAAGGTGGGACAATGAGCGAATTTTTGCAGAGACCCTAGCACAATATGAGACAGGAGACGTGTTACACTTAGATGATTTAACATACGATCCATTCGTTTAA